A single genomic interval of Malania oleifera isolate guangnan ecotype guangnan chromosome 13, ASM2987363v1, whole genome shotgun sequence harbors:
- the LOC131145652 gene encoding histone-lysine N-methyltransferase ATXR6 gives MEGSVPARLLRRRTRAPKPSPPMDPSLDTSESEGDCYGDTYCEECGSGEHDAELLLCDKCDRGFHLFCLRPILASVPKGSWFCPSCSLHSKPTTFPLVQTKIIDFFRIQRSSESTQKLSQDCKKRRKRTSSLVMSKKRRRLLPFNPSEDPVMRMKQMASLATALTATNTKFSNELTYVPGMAPKSANRAVIERGGMQVLSREDTETLNLCKSMIERGECPPLMVVFDPKEGFTVEADRFIRDLTIIAEYVGDVDYLENRENDDGDSMMTLITAADPSKSLVICPDKRSNIARFINGINNHTLEGKKKQNLKCVRFDVNGECRVLLIANRDIPKGERLYYDYNGYEHEYPTHHFV, from the exons ATGGAAGGATCGGTTCCAGCGAGACTCCTCAGGAGGAGAACGCGTGCTCCCAAGCCTTCGCCTCCCATGGACCCATCGTTGGATACTTCCGAATCGGAAGGGGATTGCTATGGCGACACCTACTGCGAGGAATGTGGGTCCGGCGAGCACGACGCCGAGCTTCTGCTGTGCGACAAGTGCGACCGAGGGTTTCACCTCTTCTGCCTCAGACCCATCCTCGCCTCCGTCCCCAAGGGCTCCTGGTTCTGCCCTTCTTGCTCGCTTCACTCGAAGCCCACAA CATTTCCATTGGTCCAGACAAAAATTATTGATTTCTTCCGCATTCAGCGGTCTTCAGAATCAACCCAGAAGTTGAGCCAGG ATTGCAAAAAGAGGCGAAAGCGAACAAGTAGTTTGGTAATGTCAAAGAAGAGGAGACGACTTTTGCCATTCAATCCAAGTGAGGATCCGGTAATGAGGATGAAACAAATGGCATCCCTAGCAACTGCATTGACAGCAACCAATACTAAATTCAGTAATGAGCTCACTTACGTGCCTGGCATGGCTCCGAAGTCGGCCAATCGTGCAGTTATTGAGCGAGGGGGAATGCAG GTTTTGTCAAGAGAAGATACTGAAACCTTAAATTTGTGCAAGAGCATGATTGAGAGAGGGGAATGCCCACCCCTAATGGTAGTTTTTGATCCTAAAGAAGG GTTCACCGTAGAAGCAGATAGGTTCATAAGGGATTTAACTATAATTGCTGAGTATGTTGGTGACGTTGATTACTTAGAAAATCGTGAAAATGATGATGGGGATAGCATGATGACACTGATTACTGCAGCTGATCCTTCAAAAAGCCTTGTCATTTGTCCTGACAAACGTTCAAACATTGCGCGCTTCATCAATGGCATCAACAATCATACACT GGAAGGGAAGAAGAAACAGAACCTAAAGTGTGTGAGATTTGACGTCAATGGTGAGTGCAGGGTTTTACTGATTGCAAACAGAGATATACCCAAGGGAGAGAGATTGTATTATGATTACAATGGGTACGAACATGAGTACCCAACTCATCACTTTGTTTAA
- the LOC131146684 gene encoding secreted RxLR effector protein 161-like has protein sequence MSIPLASHFRLSIAECPQTDNEVCDMSKVPYVSAMRCLMYLRGTTEYGIMFSEQQSDLSMVGYMDADYAGDLDDRRSTTGYVFTLVGEPICWKSMVQSLLTLSIIELEYMAVAEAAKEAL, from the exons ATGAGCATACCATTGGCAAGTCATTTCAGGTTGTCTATCGCCGAATGCCCACAAACGGACAATGAGGTTTGTGATATGTCGAAGGTACCCTATGTCAGTGCAATGAGGTGTCTGAT gtacttgaggggtacaaccgaatatggcatcatgttcagtGAACAACAGAGTGATCTGTCAATGGTAGGGTACATGGATGCTGATTACGCAGGAGACTTAGATGACAGGAGGTCCACCACAGGGTACGTATTTACTCTTGTGGGAGAACCTATTTGTTGGAAGTCTATGGTGCAGTCACTCTTAACTTTATCTATTATTGAGTTAGAGTACATGGCAGTGgctgaagctgcaaaggaagcatTGTAG